One Festucalex cinctus isolate MCC-2025b chromosome 3, RoL_Fcin_1.0, whole genome shotgun sequence DNA window includes the following coding sequences:
- the cetp gene encoding cholesteryl ester transfer protein — MTHGVSPLILVLLSSAYGLSHGCLQDAASAYRFTGAVCRLTYPAAVVLNEKTTKVIEAAFQHAKYPSVKAEKTVPFMGTVSYGLENMEIHNLTIGHSSFELLPGEGIAMEISNVSAVFIGTIHYGYGNWLVNVAQSINFEIESQIDLGINPKLYCGKGKVAADTSSCYLNFDKLRLHLQGEREPNWLKKLFTDFITFSVKLVVKGQICKEINKVANILADFIQEKAEHFLSDGDITVDIGVTTAPTITANYIESYHKGLTNYNNTSAVISDSTFNPNQLTENRMIYFWISDHVLNPMMKAAHQDGRFRLNITGAELIELFRINVSTTIPDIFRKCLVETSYPELRVWSSSVPSVNTSTFGTSVWAEAFGQLWCEGQETLFFQTFITTDVSVSYVNKHVLLHGKSLQVDVLHAELYQNPLVDQAQLNFIQEAVMKIGVPKVLSVLETEVTRLLDKQGLYLFDIYKPEVLPRDGFTIIQMDFGFPHHLLVDFLKKTLQQTDSLQQ; from the exons ATGACTCATGGCGTTTCTCCACTGATACTCGTGCTGCTATCATCAGCGTATGGATTATCTCATGGGTGCCTGCAGGATGCTGCCTCAGCCTACAGATTCACCGGAGCCGTGTGCCGTCTCACTTATCCTGCAGCtgttgtgt TGAATGAGAAAACCACTAAAGTGATTGAGGCAGCGTTCCAACATGCCAAATATCCAAGTGTCAAAGCAGAGAAGACGGTGCCCTTCATGGGCACCGTCTCATATGGCCTTGAAAA TATGGAGATTCACAACTTGACGATCGGTCACAGCTCCTTTGAGCTTCTTCCAGGTGAAGGCATCGCCATGGAGATAAGCAACGTATCTGCAGTCTTCATTGGGACCATCCATTACGGATATGGCAACTGGCT agTCAACGTTGCTCAGTCAATTAATTTTGAGATTGAGTCACAGATTGACCTTGGAATCAACCCCAAACTGT ACTGTGGTAAGGGGAAGGTCGCAGCAGACACATCATCTTGCTACTTGAACTTTGACAAGCTGCGTTTGCACCTGCAGGGGGAGAGAGA accAAACTGGCTCAAGAAGCTCTTCACTGACTTCATCACATTCAGTGTCAAGCTCGTCGTCAAGGGACAG ATTTGTAAGGAGATCAACAAAGTGGCAAACATATTAGCTGACTTCATACAGGAGAAAGCAG AGCATTTCCTCAGTGACGGAGACATCACTGTGGATATCGGTGTGACCACTGCTCCCACCATCACTGCTAACTACATAGAATCATACCACAAG GGGCTCACAAACTACAACAATACTTCTGCTGTCATAAGTGATTCAACTTTCAACCCTAATCAGCTGACTGAAAACAGGATGATCTACTTTTGGATCTCAG ATCATGTCTTAAACCCCATGATGAAAGCTGCCCACCAAGATGGTCGCTTCCGGCTTAACATCACTGGAGCAGAGTTGATT GAACTTTTCAGGATAAATGTCTCTACCACCATTCCAGATATTTTCAGAAAG TGTCTTGTTGAAACAAGTTACCCAGAATTACGTGTGTGGAGTTCATCCGTGCCCTCTGTAAACACTTCCACCTTTGGGACAAGTGTCTGGGCCGAGGCTTTTGGCCAACTGTGGTGCGAAGGTCAAGAAACTCTCTTCTTTCAGACG TTCATCACCACTGATGTCTCGGTTTCTTATGTCAACAAACACGTCTTACTACATGGCAAATCTTTACA GGTTGATGTACTACATGCTGAATTATACCAGAATCCTCTG GTAGATCAAGCACAACTGAATTTCATACAAGAAGCTGTGATGAAGATAGGTGTCCCCAAGGTGTTATCTG TACTTGAAACCGAGGTAACCAGGCTGTTGGACAAACAGGGATTATACTTATTTGACATCTACAAACCAGAAGTGCTTCCTCGGGAC GGATTTACGATTATCCAGATGGACTTTGGTTTTCCTCATCACCTCCTTGTTGACTTCCTCAAGAAGACACTACAGCAAACAGACAGTTTGCAACAATAA
- the herpud1 gene encoding homocysteine-responsive endoplasmic reticulum-resident ubiquitin-like domain member 1 protein, producing the protein MDAEDSQARKTITILIKTPSQTVEDQAVEGVHLNWTVKDLKTHLSEVYPTKLAVSDQRLIYAGKLLPDHLHIRDLFTQTDTIPTLHLVFAVKMQPKTHLGARPKVKEPGQPHVSSPRPTPSSPPCSSTAELRQRRQTSSTSAANPANTHTPPSGPGAPAWPAANMTGTPQMAQPAFPGYSLYSPQQLLWLQHVYARQYYMQYQAAMAAAGTGGPSMAPATVGLHPPVHAHQVPVPAPIANQNAIDNLQAANQNPAQDGAFINPGVADQNMRMNAQGGPVMEDEEDIERDWLDWLYSAARLGVLLMIVYFNSNLSRFLLVMGTLFLMYLHTTGWFNIRRQDVQRPNNLQPPEVQHNQENENRIPNPDAEVQRALPTEADELEQPEPMPAVLVPPHRVSVIWTAWVFFKTFFSSLLPEVPRGVAN; encoded by the exons TCTGAACTGGACGGTGAAGGACCTAAAGACGCATCTGTCGGAAGTCTATCCAACTAAATTG GCTGTAAGTGACCAGAGGCTCATCTATGCCGGCAAACTTCTGCCTGACCATCTTCACATTAGAGATCTCTTCACACAG ACAGATACCATTCCCACGCTGCATCTAGTCTTTGCTGTCAAGATGCAGCCCAAAACACATCTGGGAGCAAGACCAAAG gTTAAGGAACCAGGCCAGCCGCACGTGTCGAGTCCGAGGCCCACGCCATCCTCTCCTCCATGCAGTAGCACAGCAGAGTTGAGACAGCGGAGGCAGACGTCTTCAACTTCAGCTGCCAATCcagcaaacacgcacacgcctCCATCAGGTCCCGGAGCTCCTGCATGGCCTGCTGCCAACAT GACCGGAACACCACAAATGGCTCAGCCAGCATTTCCAGGCTACTCTCTGTACAGCCCCCAACAACTTCTGTGGCTCCAACATGTTTATGCACGACAATATTACATGCAATA TCAAGCAGCTATGGCAGCAGCCGGCACGGGCGGCCCCTCCATGGCACCGGCCACCGTTGGCCTTCACCCACCTGTACACGCCCACCAGGTACCCGTGCCGGCACCCATTGCCAATCAGAACGCCATCGACAATCTGCAAGCGGCAAACCAGAACCCAGCGCAGGACGGCGCGTTCATCAACCCGGGCGTCGCCGATCAGAACATGCGAATGAACGCTCAGGGGGGGCCCGTCATGGAGGACGAGGAAGACATCGAGCGAGACTGGTTGGACTGGTTGTACTCGGCCGCGAGGCTCGGCGTTCTGCTCATGATCGTGTACTTCAACTCCAACCTGAGTCGCTTCCTTCTTGTCATGGGCACCCTCTTCCTCATGTATCT TCACACCACGGGCTGGTTCAATATTAGACGGCAGGATGTACAACGACCCAACAACCTGCAGCCTCCCGAAGTCCAGCACAATCAGGAGAATGAGAACAGAATCCCAAATCCT GACGCTGAAGTGCAGAGGGCGCTTCCCACTGAAGCTGACGAATTAGAACAACCCGAGCCGATGCCAGCTGTTTTGGTTCCGCCACACAGGGTGTCGGTCATATGGACAGCCTGGGTCTTTTTCAAAACATTCTTCTCATCGCTTCTACCTGAGGTTCCTCGAGGCGTGGCCAACTGA